A single Dreissena polymorpha isolate Duluth1 chromosome 14, UMN_Dpol_1.0, whole genome shotgun sequence DNA region contains:
- the LOC127856896 gene encoding uncharacterized protein LOC127856896: MRFVLTLLTSAVIFTIAKAGEFCTTDLEWRYCYDGCCSSYLGFYSLYKYCCTDSYISGGAVVGIIVGCICAGGVLTTLIYYFVCYRPNQRARVKNQSGALPGQAGNQPVSYPVQIGTEIASYPGQSGTTNSIFYTNTSSVPPPASYSQNNQNYSDPLQRTYKGVF; encoded by the exons ATGCGGTTCGTATTGACTTTGTTAACTTCTGCGGTTATATTTACAATCG CTAAAGCCGGAGAGTTCTGTACCACTGATTTAGAGTGGCGATACTGCTACGATGGCTGCTGCAGTTCATACCTCGGCTTCTACTCCCTCTATAAGTACTGTTGCACTGACAGTTACATCAGCGGCGGCGCCGTCGTCGGTATCATCGTCGGCTGTATCTGTGCTGGCGGTGTACTGACGACGCTGATCTACTACTTCGTGTGTTACCGACCAAATCAGCGGGCTCGCGTGAAAAACCAGTCGGGCGCTCTCCCCGGTCAGGCCGGGAATCAACCAGTTTCGTACCCTGTACAGATCGGGACTGAAATTGCTTCTTACCCTGGCCAGAGCGGGACCACGAACTCAATATTCTACACAAATACAAGCAGCGTGCCGCCTCCTG CTTCATACTCGCAGAATAATCAGAATTACTCCGATCCCCTTCAGCGGACATACAAGGGCGTGTTCTAA